The Corvus hawaiiensis isolate bCorHaw1 chromosome 2, bCorHaw1.pri.cur, whole genome shotgun sequence genome includes a window with the following:
- the POLR1D gene encoding protein POLR1D isoform X1 — translation MEEDPELERKAVEELLKEAKRGRTRAETMGAMGWLKCPLAGTNKRFLINTIKNTLPSQKEQDQEREQKEDNKESEPNKSRKEEKPKKRRIHPYTPSFQSRRRVSYSPPRHQSRNQHTKDKHEKRSSKR, via the exons gAAGGCTGTGGAAGAGTTACTTAAAGAGGCAAAACGTGGGAGAACTAGAGCTGAAACAATGGGAGCTATGGGTTG GTTGAAATGTCCTCTTGCTGGTACAAATAAAAGATTTCTTATTAATACCATCAAAAACACGTTGCCATCTCAAAAAGAACAAGACCAAGAGCGTGAGCAAAAGGAAGACAATAAGGAGTCTGAGCCaaacaaaagcaggaaagaagaaaaaccaaagaaacGCAGAATTCACCCATACACACCCAGCTTTCAGTCCAGAAGGAGAGTCAGCTACTCTCCTCCAAGGCACCAAAGCAGGAACCAGCACACAAAGGATAAACATGAAAAGCGATCAAGCAAGCGATGA
- the POLR1D gene encoding protein POLR1D isoform X2 produces MGAMGWLKCPLAGTNKRFLINTIKNTLPSQKEQDQEREQKEDNKESEPNKSRKEEKPKKRRIHPYTPSFQSRRRVSYSPPRHQSRNQHTKDKHEKRSSKR; encoded by the exons ATGGGAGCTATGGGTTG GTTGAAATGTCCTCTTGCTGGTACAAATAAAAGATTTCTTATTAATACCATCAAAAACACGTTGCCATCTCAAAAAGAACAAGACCAAGAGCGTGAGCAAAAGGAAGACAATAAGGAGTCTGAGCCaaacaaaagcaggaaagaagaaaaaccaaagaaacGCAGAATTCACCCATACACACCCAGCTTTCAGTCCAGAAGGAGAGTCAGCTACTCTCCTCCAAGGCACCAAAGCAGGAACCAGCACACAAAGGATAAACATGAAAAGCGATCAAGCAAGCGATGA